In one window of Venenivibrio stagnispumantis DNA:
- a CDS encoding RNA-guided endonuclease InsQ/TnpB family protein, with the protein MPIEDRVLVLHIRNKTKIDISNDFIKTCQHFKNLVYLIIKEKGYFILNISAFKKSLVENPRKQLSVKEIEIINKIQSSSYFPSLKEVSKNLSSVTVQKLIEQVMNEYKSYFNALKDYKENPHKYKNKPNPPKPKKLSRINNFSVSFVKNNFKIKNNGLILTLNNYLKLKFKLPKFMLRKEISSIRLVKRLDEYELHIVYKEKILKENLLLNDNIYVSIDLGLDNLASIFTNNPSIESLIINGKQIKSFNQWFNKKKAELQSLKDKSDNIGEKEKYDYSIRKLFRYRNKKIKIWFHLISARIIEYALLSKAKHIIISRDILESKNGINLGKTTNQNFVSIPFGLLIDMIKYKAKKYGIEISDKEKEYFTSQANCLTNDIRKVMKNKNIELSGKRLERGLYQDFIYGLRFNADINGAVNIVKRVKFKIIDFYFKSKELFRVLKRKLCRPIKFNIYQLQNANLFLNRLLSIPTGISNSFSGLNAEIYKFLYIFDIFIYFCIP; encoded by the coding sequence ATGCCAATAGAAGATAGAGTACTAGTCTTACATATAAGAAATAAAACAAAGATTGATATATCAAATGATTTTATTAAAACCTGTCAACATTTTAAAAATTTGGTATATCTGATAATCAAAGAAAAAGGATATTTTATTTTAAATATATCTGCCTTTAAAAAATCATTAGTAGAAAATCCAAGAAAACAATTATCAGTTAAAGAAATTGAAATAATTAATAAAATTCAATCATCAAGTTATTTCCCATCTTTAAAAGAAGTATCTAAAAATCTGTCATCAGTCACAGTTCAAAAACTTATAGAACAGGTAATGAATGAATATAAAAGTTATTTTAATGCTTTAAAAGATTACAAAGAAAATCCTCATAAATACAAAAATAAACCCAATCCACCTAAACCAAAGAAATTAAGTAGAATAAATAATTTCTCTGTTAGTTTTGTTAAAAATAATTTTAAGATTAAAAATAATGGATTAATACTAACATTAAATAACTATCTAAAACTAAAATTTAAACTGCCAAAATTTATGTTAAGAAAAGAAATATCATCTATTAGATTGGTAAAACGATTAGATGAATACGAACTGCATATCGTATATAAAGAGAAAATTTTAAAGGAAAATTTACTACTAAATGACAATATTTATGTAAGTATTGATTTAGGATTAGATAATTTAGCAAGTATATTTACCAATAATCCATCTATTGAAAGCCTAATAATAAATGGAAAACAAATAAAATCATTTAACCAATGGTTTAATAAAAAGAAGGCAGAATTACAATCATTGAAAGATAAATCGGATAATATTGGAGAGAAAGAAAAATACGATTATTCAATCAGGAAGTTATTTAGATATAGAAATAAAAAGATAAAGATATGGTTTCATTTAATATCTGCAAGAATAATAGAATATGCATTGTTATCAAAAGCAAAACATATTATTATTTCCAGAGATATTTTAGAATCTAAAAATGGTATTAATTTAGGAAAAACAACTAATCAAAATTTTGTTAGTATACCATTTGGATTGTTAATTGATATGATAAAATACAAAGCAAAGAAATATGGCATTGAAATTAGTGATAAAGAAAAAGAATATTTTACAAGTCAAGCAAATTGTTTGACTAATGATATTAGGAAAGTTATGAAAAATAAAAACATTGAATTATCAGGAAAAAGATTAGAAAGAGGACTATATCAAGATTTTATCTATGGATTAAGATTTAATGCCGATATCAACGGTGCAGTAAACATTGTTAAAAGAGTTAAATTCAAGATAATTGATTTTTATTTTAAAAGTAAGGAATTGTTTAGGGTATTAAAGAGAAAACTATGCAGACCGATTAAAT